Proteins encoded together in one Desulfovibrio intestinalis window:
- a CDS encoding UbiX family flavin prenyltransferase yields MPDTTPPSTPSSTMPPQPSNKPPQASDSAVRDILIGVSGASGMPLAACLLRCLSAMPSVQVHCVISQGAHAVLHTECGAGPELLTPYASRVYDAADLGAGPSSGSWWRRRGTPAAMILVPCSMGTLGAIASGATRNLVQRSADVALKERLPLVLVTRESPLSAIHLRNMLTLREAGAVIMPLSPGFYLNPQTLEDMLLHMCGRILDQVALPHNLGRWPG; encoded by the coding sequence ATGCCAGACACCACGCCACCATCAACGCCTTCATCAACAATGCCCCCGCAGCCCTCCAATAAGCCACCCCAGGCTTCCGATTCCGCTGTGCGCGACATTCTCATAGGCGTCAGCGGTGCTAGTGGCATGCCTCTGGCGGCTTGCCTGCTGCGCTGCCTTTCGGCCATGCCCTCAGTGCAGGTTCATTGCGTAATTTCACAGGGTGCGCACGCCGTGCTGCATACAGAATGCGGAGCCGGGCCAGAACTGCTGACACCATACGCCAGCCGAGTGTATGACGCTGCCGACCTTGGAGCCGGACCGTCCAGCGGTTCATGGTGGCGGCGAAGGGGCACACCTGCAGCCATGATTTTGGTGCCTTGCTCTATGGGCACCTTGGGGGCCATAGCCTCGGGAGCCACACGCAACCTTGTGCAACGGTCCGCAGACGTGGCTCTTAAGGAACGGCTGCCTTTGGTGCTGGTCACGCGTGAAAGCCCGCTCTCGGCCATCCACTTGCGCAACATGCTCACGCTGCGTGAAGCCGGAGCCGTCATCATGCCGCTTTCGCCGGGTTTTTACCTGAATCCACAAACTCTGGAAGACATGCTGCTGCACATGTGCGGCCGCATACTTGATCAGGTGGCTCTGCCGCACAACCTGGGCCGCTGGCCCGGCTAG
- a CDS encoding metal-dependent hydrolase → MSTITWFGHSAFKISDNDAHVVIDPFLAPQYGLTVDNVGHADIVLLTHDHGDHVGEAVTICRKTGAMLGAVVGTAHKAAAELPDNQILNGIGFNIGGTITHKGVSVTMTQAFHTSDSGCPTGYIVRMSDGLTVYHSGDTCVFGDMALWGQLYQIDVALLPIGGVFTMDAAQAALACKLLKCKAVVPMHWGTFPVLAQDTKAFEAELAKLDLPCTCAVMAPGQSRTFPV, encoded by the coding sequence ATGAGCACGATTACATGGTTTGGACACTCCGCTTTCAAAATCAGCGACAATGACGCCCATGTGGTCATTGATCCTTTTCTGGCGCCACAGTACGGCCTTACCGTGGACAATGTGGGCCATGCCGATATTGTTTTACTGACGCACGACCACGGCGATCATGTGGGTGAAGCCGTAACCATTTGCCGCAAAACCGGGGCCATGCTGGGGGCTGTGGTCGGCACCGCCCACAAGGCCGCAGCCGAACTGCCCGACAACCAGATACTCAACGGCATTGGCTTCAATATTGGCGGCACCATCACGCATAAAGGCGTCAGCGTCACTATGACCCAGGCCTTCCATACCAGCGACTCTGGTTGCCCAACGGGCTATATCGTGCGCATGTCCGACGGCCTCACGGTTTATCACTCTGGCGATACCTGTGTTTTTGGCGACATGGCGCTTTGGGGGCAATTATATCAGATTGACGTTGCCCTGCTGCCCATAGGCGGCGTTTTCACTATGGACGCGGCGCAGGCCGCTCTGGCCTGCAAACTGCTCAAATGTAAAGCTGTCGTGCCCATGCACTGGGGGACCTTTCCCGTACTGGCCCAGGACACAAAGGCTTTTGAAGCGGAACTGGCGAAGCTTGACCTGCCCTGCACCTGCGCCGTCATGGCACCCGGCCAGTCGCGTACCTTCCCGGTCTAG
- a CDS encoding flagellin, with product MYINHNQMATQVANTLTSHYGNLQTSVQRLSTGLRINSAADDAAGLAIRELMRTDIAALQQGVRNANDAISLIQTADGALAVIDEKLVRMKELAEQAATGTYDSTQRLMIESEYQAMASEITRIANATDFNGIKLLDGSLSSETHTGSGGGDSGLESTGKLKVHFGTMNDSAEDYYYIQIGTSTASALGVGNQAASSSDAYTVSTQAAAQKALVGINNAVVSKDKIRAHLGALQNRLENTISNLTTQSENLQSAESRISDVDVATEMTSFVRNQILTQSAVAMLSQANSMPRMALSLISG from the coding sequence ATGTATATCAATCACAACCAGATGGCCACTCAGGTGGCTAACACGCTGACCTCGCACTACGGCAACCTGCAAACTTCAGTACAGCGCCTGTCCACGGGTCTGCGCATCAACTCCGCGGCTGACGACGCCGCTGGCCTCGCCATTCGCGAACTGATGCGTACCGACATCGCTGCCTTGCAGCAGGGTGTGCGTAACGCCAACGACGCCATTTCCCTCATCCAGACCGCCGACGGCGCTCTGGCTGTTATCGACGAAAAGCTCGTCCGCATGAAGGAACTGGCCGAACAGGCTGCCACTGGCACCTATGACTCCACGCAGCGTTTGATGATCGAGTCGGAGTACCAGGCAATGGCTTCGGAAATTACCCGAATCGCCAATGCCACGGACTTCAACGGCATCAAGCTGCTGGACGGTAGTCTGTCCAGTGAAACACACACGGGGTCTGGCGGCGGCGACAGCGGCCTTGAGTCCACTGGCAAGCTGAAGGTCCACTTCGGCACCATGAACGACTCCGCGGAAGACTACTACTACATCCAGATCGGCACGAGCACCGCCTCTGCTCTGGGTGTGGGCAATCAGGCTGCAAGCTCTTCAGACGCCTACACGGTTTCCACGCAGGCAGCCGCGCAGAAGGCTCTGGTGGGTATTAACAATGCCGTAGTCTCCAAGGACAAGATCCGTGCCCACCTTGGCGCATTGCAGAACAGGCTGGAGAACACCATCTCCAACCTCACCACCCAGTCCGAAAACCTGCAGTCGGCCGAATCCCGCATTTCCGACGTGGACGTGGCCACGGAAATGACGTCATTCGTTCGCAACCAGATCCTCACCCAGTCGGCTGTAGCCATGCTTTCGCAGGCCAACAGCATGCCCAGGATGGCGCTTTCGCTCATCTCTGGCTAG
- a CDS encoding flagellin: MYINHNQMATQTANTLTSHYSNLSNSVQRLSTGLRINSAADDAAGLAIRELMRTDIAALQQGVRNANDAVSLIQTADGALAVIDEKLVRMKELAEQAATGTYDSTQRLMIESEYQAMASEITRIANATDFNGLKLLDGSLSGATHTGSGGGDSGLESTGKMKIHFGTMNDSAEDYYYIQIGTSTASALGVGNQADTNAAAYTVSTQEAAQKALVGLNDAVVSKDKIRAHLGALQNRLENTISNLTTQSENLQAAESRISDVDVATEMTSFVRNQILTQSAVAMLSQANSMPKMAMQLIGG, from the coding sequence ATGTATATCAATCACAACCAGATGGCCACTCAAACGGCCAACACGCTGACATCGCATTACAGCAATCTGTCAAATTCGGTGCAGCGTCTGTCCACGGGTCTGCGCATCAACTCCGCGGCTGACGACGCCGCTGGCCTCGCCATTCGCGAACTGATGCGTACCGACATCGCTGCCTTGCAGCAGGGTGTGCGTAACGCCAACGATGCAGTTTCCCTCATCCAGACCGCCGACGGCGCTCTGGCTGTTATCGACGAAAAGCTCGTCCGCATGAAGGAACTGGCCGAACAGGCTGCCACGGGCACCTATGACTCCACGCAGCGTTTGATGATCGAGTCGGAGTACCAGGCAATGGCTTCGGAAATTACCCGAATCGCCAATGCCACGGACTTCAACGGCCTCAAGCTGCTGGACGGCAGCCTGTCCGGTGCCACCCACACGGGCTCTGGCGGCGGCGACAGCGGCCTTGAGTCTACTGGTAAGATGAAGATCCACTTTGGTACCATGAACGACTCCGCGGAAGACTACTACTACATCCAGATCGGTACGAGCACCGCCTCGGCCCTGGGTGTGGGCAATCAGGCCGATACCAACGCTGCTGCCTACACGGTTTCCACGCAGGAAGCCGCGCAGAAGGCTCTGGTGGGTCTTAACGATGCCGTAGTCTCCAAGGACAAGATTCGTGCTCACCTTGGCGCACTGCAAAACAGGCTGGAGAACACCATCTCCAACCTCACCACCCAGTCCGAAAACCTGCAGGCGGCCGAATCCCGCATTTCCGACGTGGACGTGGCCACGGAAATGACGTCGTTCGTTCGCAACCAGATCCTCACTCAGTCGGCTGTAGCCATGCTTTCGCAGGCCAACAGCATGCCCAAGATGGCTATGCAGCTCATTGGTGGCTAG
- the rimO gene encoding 30S ribosomal protein S12 methylthiotransferase RimO: MTNANSKKKLKVWSLSLGCPKNRVDSERLLGSLGVPVSHVEHMGRADLVFINTCGFIDPAVRESVRAVLDAGNRLGSCKKKPLLAVGGCMVGRYGAEGLAQDLPEVDLWLPTADLPRWAALVTQKLGLPLPPEHMPGGGRLLSTGPSYAWLKVGEGCRHNCAFCTIPSIRGGLKSLTAEHIVDEAKALLGQGVRELALVAQDLTAWGADMGLKNGLPSLLEKLTDLEGLAWLRLLYLYPTGVTPELLQLIRDTGPPLLPYLDIPLQHAHPDVLSRMGRPFAGNPRRVLDTVRQILPHAALRTTFIVGYPGETEEHFESLCRFVEESSFQHVGVFAYHAEEGTVAATLPDQVPDEVKQWRRDTLMDIQADISERLLAAHVGTRMQVLVDAPHPEWPGLHSGRVWLQAPEVDGITYVSGPGVTPGALVECDIVENTEYDLTALA, translated from the coding sequence ATGACAAACGCAAACAGTAAAAAGAAGCTCAAGGTCTGGTCATTGAGTCTCGGGTGTCCCAAGAACAGGGTAGACAGCGAACGTCTGCTGGGTTCTCTGGGGGTGCCCGTGAGCCATGTGGAGCATATGGGCCGCGCCGACCTTGTGTTCATCAATACCTGCGGATTTATTGATCCTGCCGTCCGTGAATCTGTACGCGCCGTTCTGGACGCAGGGAACCGCCTTGGAAGCTGTAAAAAGAAGCCCTTGTTGGCTGTAGGCGGCTGCATGGTGGGGCGCTACGGCGCAGAGGGTCTGGCTCAGGACCTGCCGGAAGTGGATTTGTGGCTGCCAACGGCAGACCTGCCGCGCTGGGCAGCCCTGGTGACGCAAAAGCTGGGCCTGCCATTGCCGCCGGAACACATGCCCGGCGGCGGCCGTTTGCTCTCTACCGGGCCGTCCTACGCATGGCTCAAGGTGGGCGAAGGGTGCAGGCACAACTGCGCTTTTTGCACTATCCCTTCCATCCGGGGCGGGCTCAAATCTCTCACCGCTGAACATATTGTGGATGAAGCCAAAGCCCTGCTTGGGCAGGGCGTGCGCGAGCTGGCCCTGGTGGCCCAGGATCTCACCGCCTGGGGTGCGGATATGGGGCTCAAAAACGGCCTCCCCTCCCTGCTGGAAAAGCTGACAGATCTGGAAGGGCTGGCCTGGCTGCGCCTGCTCTATCTGTATCCTACCGGAGTGACCCCGGAGCTGTTGCAGCTCATCCGCGATACCGGGCCGCCTTTGTTGCCCTACCTGGATATTCCCCTCCAGCACGCTCATCCCGACGTTCTTTCCCGCATGGGGCGACCCTTTGCGGGCAATCCACGGCGAGTGCTCGACACCGTGCGGCAAATTTTGCCGCATGCGGCTTTGCGCACCACGTTTATTGTGGGGTATCCCGGTGAAACGGAAGAACATTTTGAAAGTCTGTGCCGCTTTGTTGAAGAAAGCTCTTTCCAGCATGTGGGAGTTTTTGCCTACCACGCGGAAGAAGGCACTGTGGCGGCCACCCTGCCCGATCAGGTGCCGGATGAGGTGAAGCAGTGGCGGCGCGATACTCTTATGGACATACAGGCCGACATAAGCGAACGCCTGCTTGCGGCCCACGTGGGCACCCGCATGCAGGTGCTTGTGGATGCGCCGCATCCCGAATGGCCGGGGCTGCACAGCGGCCGCGTGTGGTTGCAAGCTCCAGAGGTGGACGGCATCACCTACGTAAGCGGGCCGGGCGTTACGCCCGGAGCCCTGGTGGAATGCGATATTGTTGAAAATACCGAATACGATCTGACAGCTCTGGCTTAG
- a CDS encoding sensor domain-containing protein encodes MKTNSLQRSSELTDNDAAMQCLSTGMVEAQCYSGVLRNVYDEIYLLDFEKDEARELYRGSDIFIPPSGTRSLANLFSEAEKDLVHPDDTEAMLRFWHPMVRHEFEEHGQPFTTLDLRRKGRNMQYRWVRITAFPIRQPGMDHSVYLVCVQDVDDLKRAASIVQENDLLQRQKLDNLRYKAVVDHTRTLVFEWRDNELNYISPRIGELLAGNYDGRIPFDVWREDNVLYTGDSVAFDTCLSRLALGIRSGEMTIRLRRRDGQFIWCKITYTYLADDDPGDRYIGTINDVDAATRTEQALRLRAELDPLTGAYNTQTFFEKVEAVLRDHPSDPYAIVRFDVAGFKAINEAFGLEEGNRLLRAIARLVRQRLNTDNEAFARLNADVFAVCITGDMARILHFIHSLSRRLEHYSDTFRVKIFFGVCQVENRRTPAHVLCDWAYLAQKTIKGSDLANYAFYDDALRQRLHGESYITDQMYSALEQKQFKLYLQPKVEMSSGRIVGAESLVRWQHPQDGLILPGRFVPLFERNGFIVRMDEYVWDLTCQNLRMWIDKGYKPMPVSVNVSRLHFNDGTLTEKLVQLTDKYRLPRHLLELELTESAFFDNEKALIQNMYGLQAEGFIFSMDDFGTGYSSLSSLRDLPFNIVKLDRTFISNGTDNTRGQIVARNTIALAKDLNMKIVAEGVETLDHARFLLSCGCNCAQGFYYSQPLDEAAFEVLSFIQEKAFWVDPQLEEDARRMNLPLSDESPFYDF; translated from the coding sequence ATGAAAACTAATTCCCTTCAACGCTCTTCCGAATTAACCGATAACGACGCTGCCATGCAGTGCCTTTCTACCGGAATGGTGGAAGCGCAGTGCTACTCCGGCGTGCTGCGCAACGTCTACGACGAAATATATCTGCTTGATTTTGAAAAAGATGAGGCTCGTGAACTGTACCGGGGCAGCGACATATTCATACCGCCCTCGGGTACCAGATCGCTGGCAAATCTCTTTTCCGAGGCTGAAAAAGATCTCGTGCATCCCGACGACACCGAGGCCATGCTGCGTTTCTGGCACCCTATGGTCCGGCACGAATTTGAAGAGCATGGCCAGCCCTTTACCACGCTTGATCTGCGCAGAAAAGGCCGCAATATGCAGTACCGCTGGGTGCGCATTACGGCTTTTCCCATCCGGCAGCCCGGCATGGATCATAGCGTGTATCTCGTCTGCGTGCAGGACGTGGATGACCTGAAACGTGCGGCCAGCATCGTGCAGGAAAATGATCTGCTCCAGCGGCAAAAGCTGGACAACCTGCGCTACAAGGCAGTGGTGGACCACACCCGAACCCTTGTATTCGAGTGGCGGGACAACGAGCTCAACTACATCAGCCCCCGCATCGGCGAACTGCTGGCTGGCAACTACGATGGCCGCATTCCCTTTGATGTCTGGCGTGAAGATAATGTGCTCTACACCGGAGACAGTGTAGCTTTTGACACCTGCCTTTCACGCCTTGCCCTGGGTATTCGCTCCGGCGAAATGACCATACGCCTGCGCCGCCGCGACGGACAATTCATCTGGTGCAAGATCACCTATACCTACCTGGCTGACGACGACCCAGGCGACCGCTACATCGGCACCATCAACGACGTGGACGCCGCTACCCGTACAGAACAGGCCCTGCGCCTGCGCGCCGAACTCGACCCCCTTACCGGCGCATACAATACGCAGACATTTTTTGAAAAGGTTGAAGCCGTCCTGCGCGACCACCCTTCCGACCCCTACGCCATAGTGCGGTTCGACGTCGCGGGCTTCAAGGCCATCAACGAGGCATTCGGCCTGGAGGAAGGCAACCGCCTGTTACGGGCCATCGCGCGCTTGGTGCGCCAACGCCTCAACACTGATAATGAAGCTTTCGCCCGCCTGAATGCCGACGTGTTCGCCGTGTGCATCACTGGCGACATGGCCAGGATACTGCACTTCATTCACTCGCTTTCACGCAGGCTTGAACATTATTCCGACACTTTCCGGGTCAAGATTTTCTTCGGCGTCTGCCAGGTGGAAAACCGCCGCACCCCGGCCCATGTGCTGTGCGACTGGGCCTACCTGGCGCAAAAGACCATCAAGGGCAGCGACCTTGCGAACTACGCATTTTATGACGATGCCCTGCGTCAGCGCCTGCACGGCGAAAGCTACATCACCGACCAGATGTACAGCGCGCTGGAGCAAAAGCAGTTCAAGCTCTACCTGCAGCCCAAGGTGGAAATGTCGAGCGGGCGCATAGTCGGAGCAGAATCCCTCGTGCGCTGGCAGCATCCCCAGGACGGTCTCATCCTTCCCGGCCGCTTTGTGCCGCTTTTCGAGCGCAACGGCTTTATCGTGAGAATGGACGAATACGTCTGGGATCTCACCTGCCAGAACCTGCGCATGTGGATCGACAAGGGCTACAAGCCCATGCCGGTTTCGGTTAACGTATCCCGCCTGCACTTCAATGACGGTACGCTGACAGAAAAACTGGTGCAGCTCACAGACAAATACCGTCTGCCCCGCCACCTGCTGGAGCTGGAACTGACCGAGAGCGCTTTTTTTGATAACGAAAAAGCCCTTATCCAGAACATGTACGGGCTTCAGGCCGAAGGCTTTATCTTCTCGATGGACGACTTCGGCACAGGCTATTCCTCACTAAGCTCCCTGCGCGACCTGCCCTTCAATATCGTCAAGCTCGACCGCACGTTCATCAGCAACGGCACAGACAATACGCGCGGGCAGATCGTGGCCCGCAACACCATTGCCCTTGCCAAAGACCTGAACATGAAAATCGTGGCCGAAGGCGTTGAAACCCTTGACCACGCTCGCTTCCTGCTATCTTGCGGCTGCAACTGCGCTCAGGGCTTCTACTATTCGCAGCCGCTGGACGAAGCCGCCTTTGAGGTCTTGTCCTTTATTCAGGAAAAAGCTTTCTGGGTTGACCCCCAGCTGGAAGAAGACGCCCGCCGCATGAACTTGCCGCTCAGCGATGAAAGCCCGTTTTACGACTTTTAA
- the panC gene encoding pantoate--beta-alanine ligase, whose protein sequence is MQILTTPQQLAAQCRTWHKAGDDIALVPTMGYYHAGHEDLMAHARSLGKRLVVSLFVNPTQFGPDEDLAAYPRDSERDAAIAASHGADVLFMPEPGSMYEPDHATWVEVPDLAKGLCGQSRPVHFRGVCTVVLKLFMLSAADVAVFGQKDWQQQAIIRRMVRDLNLPVRIETRPTVREGDGLALSSRNVYLTPEERAQAPEIRQALLHAQSLVEEGETSASLLREAVLRRWAERLPVGRLDYLSIVHPESMVPLDKVDGPALMACAVRMGKARLIDNIVLR, encoded by the coding sequence ATGCAGATATTAACAACGCCTCAGCAATTAGCGGCCCAGTGCCGCACATGGCACAAGGCCGGGGATGACATAGCCCTCGTCCCCACCATGGGCTACTACCACGCCGGGCATGAAGACCTCATGGCCCACGCTCGCTCGCTGGGCAAGCGGCTTGTGGTAAGCCTTTTTGTTAACCCCACACAGTTTGGCCCCGATGAAGACCTGGCCGCATACCCGCGTGACTCTGAACGTGACGCGGCCATTGCCGCCAGCCACGGGGCAGACGTGCTTTTCATGCCCGAACCCGGCTCCATGTATGAGCCGGACCACGCCACCTGGGTTGAAGTGCCCGATCTTGCCAAGGGTTTGTGCGGGCAGAGCCGTCCCGTGCATTTTCGCGGCGTGTGCACTGTCGTGCTCAAGCTTTTTATGTTGAGCGCGGCGGATGTTGCCGTTTTCGGCCAGAAAGACTGGCAGCAGCAGGCCATCATCCGGCGTATGGTGCGGGATCTGAACCTGCCCGTTCGCATTGAAACGCGCCCCACCGTGCGGGAAGGCGACGGCTTGGCCCTGTCCTCACGCAATGTGTACCTTACCCCCGAAGAGCGCGCCCAGGCTCCTGAAATCAGGCAGGCTCTGCTTCACGCGCAAAGTCTGGTGGAGGAAGGCGAGACCAGTGCGTCACTGCTGCGCGAGGCTGTGCTGCGCCGATGGGCGGAGCGCCTGCCTGTAGGCCGTCTTGATTACCTCAGCATCGTGCATCCCGAATCAATGGTCCCCCTCGACAAGGTGGACGGCCCGGCCCTCATGGCCTGTGCTGTCCGTATGGGCAAGGCCCGCCTTATCGACAACATTGTTTTACGTTAG
- the metK gene encoding methionine adenosyltransferase, with protein sequence MQTKGKYFFTSESVTEGHPDKVADQISDAVLDTLLAQDADAHVACETLVTTGMAIIAGEISTSGYADLPTVVRNTIKNIGYSNSDMGFDWKTCAVISTIGHQSPDIAQGVVRSKPEDQGAGDQGMMFGFACDETATLMPAPIYWAHQLSQQLTKVRKDGMVDFFRPDGKTQVSFEYQDGRPVRINNVVVSTQHAESASQADVAEAVKKHVIRPILEPSGYFTEKDCEIFINTTGRFVVGGPMGDCGLTGRKIIQDTYGGSGHHGGGAFSGKDPSKVDRSGAYMGRYIAKNVVAAGLAPVCEVQIAYCIGVAQPVSVLVSSQGTSEVPDEILTKAVREVFDLRPYFISKRLDLKRPIYQKTSCYGHFGRELPEFTWEATDAVADLRTAAKV encoded by the coding sequence ATGCAGACCAAGGGCAAATACTTCTTTACCTCCGAATCCGTCACCGAAGGGCATCCCGACAAGGTGGCAGACCAGATTTCTGACGCCGTTCTGGACACCCTGCTTGCTCAGGACGCCGACGCCCATGTGGCCTGCGAAACGCTGGTAACCACAGGTATGGCCATTATCGCTGGCGAAATCAGCACCTCCGGTTATGCCGACCTGCCCACCGTGGTGCGCAACACCATCAAAAACATCGGCTACAGCAATTCCGACATGGGCTTTGACTGGAAGACTTGCGCCGTCATTTCCACCATCGGGCACCAGTCTCCCGACATCGCCCAGGGCGTTGTGCGCTCGAAACCCGAAGATCAGGGTGCGGGCGACCAGGGCATGATGTTCGGCTTTGCCTGCGACGAAACTGCCACCCTGATGCCTGCTCCCATTTACTGGGCGCATCAGCTTTCGCAGCAGCTCACCAAGGTGCGTAAAGACGGCATGGTGGACTTTTTCCGCCCGGACGGCAAGACCCAGGTTTCTTTTGAGTATCAGGACGGCAGGCCCGTGCGCATCAACAACGTGGTGGTTTCAACCCAGCACGCGGAGAGCGCCAGCCAGGCAGATGTGGCCGAAGCCGTGAAAAAGCACGTCATTCGCCCCATTCTTGAGCCTTCCGGCTACTTCACCGAAAAAGATTGCGAGATCTTCATCAATACCACCGGACGCTTTGTTGTGGGCGGCCCCATGGGTGACTGCGGCCTGACTGGCCGCAAAATCATTCAGGACACCTACGGCGGCAGCGGCCACCACGGCGGCGGCGCTTTCTCCGGCAAGGACCCCTCCAAGGTTGACCGTTCCGGCGCATACATGGGCCGCTACATCGCCAAAAACGTTGTGGCTGCTGGCCTTGCCCCGGTGTGCGAAGTGCAGATTGCCTATTGCATCGGCGTGGCCCAGCCCGTCAGCGTGCTTGTGTCCTCGCAGGGCACCAGCGAAGTTCCTGACGAAATCCTGACCAAGGCCGTGCGCGAAGTCTTTGACCTGCGCCCCTACTTCATCAGCAAGCGCCTTGATCTCAAGCGCCCCATTTACCAGAAGACCTCCTGCTACGGCCACTTTGGCCGCGAGCTGCCCGAGTTCACCTGGGAAGCCACCGACGCTGTGGCTGATCTGCGTACCGCCGCCAAAGTGTAG
- the aroC gene encoding chorismate synthase, translating into MAGNTFGRALRLTTFGESHGPGLGGIIDGCPAGLELTEAQIQAELDRRKPGQGPTATKRKESDTVRLLSGVHEGLTTGTAIAFFIANEDQRSHDYGNLAEIFRPGHADWGYFQKYNGLRDHRGGGRSSGRETAARVAGGVIAKKILARRGVKILGGCVELGGVAIPHWGLDMEGAALRPYCAAAPSVVSQWDTLVAEARKAGETLGGIVRIEARNVPAGLGEPVFDKLEGTLAHAIMSVGAVKGIEIGDGFAAAALRGSQNNDPLLPADEPGPGKARFASNHAGGILGGISSGQDIILRAAVKPIASIAITQNTVDKEGNAATVLIGGRHDLAAIPRVVPVLEAMTALALADALLLQQRMGLGA; encoded by the coding sequence ATGGCCGGAAACACCTTTGGGCGCGCCTTGCGCCTGACCACTTTTGGCGAGTCCCATGGCCCCGGCCTTGGCGGCATCATTGACGGCTGCCCCGCTGGGCTGGAGCTTACCGAAGCCCAAATTCAGGCCGAACTGGACCGCCGCAAACCCGGTCAGGGGCCTACAGCCACCAAGCGTAAGGAATCTGACACCGTTCGTCTGCTCTCCGGCGTGCACGAAGGGCTTACTACGGGAACGGCCATTGCCTTCTTTATCGCCAATGAAGATCAGCGTTCCCACGACTACGGCAACCTTGCGGAAATCTTCCGCCCCGGCCATGCGGACTGGGGCTATTTTCAAAAATACAATGGCCTGCGCGATCACCGTGGCGGCGGCCGCTCGTCCGGACGCGAAACTGCGGCTCGTGTGGCAGGCGGCGTTATAGCCAAAAAAATTCTGGCCCGGCGCGGCGTAAAAATTCTTGGCGGCTGTGTGGAGCTGGGCGGCGTTGCCATTCCCCATTGGGGGCTGGATATGGAAGGAGCTGCCTTACGCCCGTATTGCGCGGCTGCGCCCTCTGTGGTCAGCCAGTGGGACACCCTTGTGGCCGAGGCCCGCAAGGCTGGCGAAACCCTTGGGGGCATCGTGCGCATTGAAGCGCGTAACGTACCCGCAGGACTTGGCGAACCCGTTTTTGACAAGCTTGAGGGCACCTTGGCCCATGCCATTATGAGCGTGGGAGCCGTTAAAGGGATAGAAATCGGTGACGGTTTTGCCGCAGCAGCCCTTCGCGGTTCGCAAAACAACGATCCTCTGCTTCCCGCCGACGAGCCCGGTCCCGGTAAGGCCCGCTTTGCCTCAAACCACGCGGGCGGCATCCTTGGCGGTATTTCCAGCGGACAGGACATCATCCTGCGGGCGGCTGTCAAACCCATTGCCTCCATTGCCATCACGCAGAACACCGTGGACAAAGAAGGCAATGCCGCTACTGTGCTTATTGGCGGACGGCACGACCTTGCCGCCATCCCGCGCGTAGTGCCAGTGCTGGAGGCCATGACGGCCCTTGCCCTCGCAGACGCTCTGCTTCTGCAACAACGCATGGGACTCGGCGCATGA
- a CDS encoding helix-hairpin-helix domain-containing protein, producing MKKHPLYGLRSVGPAALKDFDLLGVTDKGDLASRDPQKLYEALCRLKGQKVDICCLDVMHCAVAQARDPHLPSEQRDWFWWSRSRKASPDGKSQGSGNTLS from the coding sequence ATGAAAAAGCATCCCCTGTACGGGCTGCGGTCTGTGGGGCCTGCTGCGCTGAAAGATTTTGACCTGCTGGGCGTGACCGACAAGGGCGACCTTGCCAGCCGCGACCCGCAGAAACTGTATGAAGCCTTGTGCCGCCTCAAGGGGCAGAAGGTGGATATCTGCTGCCTGGACGTCATGCACTGCGCCGTTGCGCAGGCCCGCGATCCGCATCTGCCCTCTGAACAGCGTGACTGGTTCTGGTGGTCACGCAGCCGTAAGGCATCCCCTGACGGTAAAAGCCAAGGTTCTGGAAACACGCTGTCATGA